The nucleotide window GCTCGTCATCAGGACGAGGCCGCCGCTCGCTTCGCTCTTGAGGGCAGCGCGCAGGGCGGAGACAGGACGGCGTAGGGGCGAGTTTTCGAGCATGCCCTACGCCTGCCAGCGATCGAACACGGCCGCAACCGGGTGGTGCGCCTGAAAGCGGCCCTTCCTTCCACAGCCGGAAAGGATCGTGTCCCGGTGTGCTCGGCGCGTCGCGAAAATCGGCCGGCTATCGAACTCCCGGTCCCGACCCGTCCGAGCCCGGTCGTTGCGCGCGCTGGTGCATCAGGTTGAGGATCAGCGCCGTCCAGCCGGTCTGGTGGGAGGCGCCGAGGCCGCGGCCGGTATCGCCGTCGAAGAACTCGTGGAACAGCAAAGCCTCCTCCGCGCCGGGTGCCGACGCGATCGGCGCACGATCGCCGAAGGCCGGTCGCCGCCCGTCCTCGCCCTTGGCGAAGAGAGAGATCAGACGATCGGTGAGGGCGTCGGCGATGGCGTTCAGGGTGAGGAAGACACCCGATCCCGTTGGATACTCCACCACGAAGTCGTCGCCGTAATAGGAGTGGAACCTCCGCAGCGCCTCGACGACGAGGTAGTTTATCGGCATCCAGACCGGCCCGCGCCAGTTCGAATTGCCGCCGAACATGTTCGAGGTGGAATCGGCCGGGTCGTAGCGCACCGTGAACGCGTCGCCGAACCCGTTGAGGGAATAGGGCCGCTCCAGATGTGCCTTCGACAGGGAGCGCACGCCGTGGTCGGAGAGGAACTCGGCCTCGTCGAGCATGCGCCGCAGCAGCGCCTTCATCCGGTGTCCGCGCAGCAGCGACAGCAGCTTCCGGTCTCCGACGCCGCCCTCGTCCCAGCGCGAGACGAGGCAGGCGAGATGGGGGCGGTTCTCGAGCAGCCAGTTCAGGCGCCGGGCGAAATCCGGCAGCCGCTGCAGCACGGACGGTTCGATGACCTCGACCGCGAAGAGCGGCACCAGCCCCACCACGGAGCGGACGCGCAACGGCAGCATGCCGCCGCCGGGAATGTCGACCTCGTCGTAATAGAACTCGTCCTCCTCGTCCCACAGGCCGAAGCCCTCGCCGCCCATGTCGGTCATCGCCTCGGCGATGAGGAGGAAGTGCTCGAAGAATTTCGAGGCGGTGCTCTCGTAGACGTCGTTATGGAGCGCGAGCTCCAGGGCGATGCGCATCATGTTGAGCGAGTACATCGCCATCCAGGCGGTGCCGTCGGCCTGGTGGATGCGGCCGAAGCCGGGCGGCGGCCGCGACCGGTCGAACACGCCGACATTGTCGAGGCCGAGGAAGCCGCCCTGGAAGACGTTGCGGCCGTCCGCGTCCTTGCGGTTCACCCACCAGGTGAAGTTGATGAGGAGCTTGTGGAAGACGCCCTCCAGGAAGGCGAGGTCGCCGCGCCCGCCGCGCCGGTCGCGGTCGATCTCGAACACCCGGTAGGTGGCCCAGGCATGGACCGGCGGGTTGGCGTCGCCGAACTCCCATTCATAGGCCGGGAGCTGGCCATTGGGGTGCATGTACCATTCGCGCGTCAGCAGCAGGAGTTGCTTCTTGGCGAAGTCCGGGTCGAGCAGCGCCAGCGGCAGGCAGTGGAAGGCGAGGTCCCAGGCCGCGAACCAGGGATATTCCCACGCGTCGGGCATGGAGAGCACGTCGGCCCCGGCGAAATGACGCCAATGGATGTTGCGCCCGCCGTCGCGCTCGCGGGGAGGGGCCGGCTGGAGCGGATCGCCCTTCAGCCAGAGCCGCACGTCGAAGCAATAGAGCTGCTTCGACCAGATCAGCCCGGCGGAGGCCTGCCGGAAGATCGCGCGCGAATCCGCGTCGGCGATCCCGTCCTGAAGCGCGTCGTAGAAGGCATCCGCCTCGGCGATGCGGCGCAGCAGGATGGCACCTTCGTGGTCGACAGGGCGGGGCCGCGAGCCCGCGGACAGCCTCAGACTGACGCGCTTCGACTCGCCGGGCTCGAGACGAAGCGCGTAATGCAGGCCGAGCTTGGTCCCCGCATCCCGCCGCACGGCGGATTCGTCGCCTCCGACGATGGCGGCGTGAAGCCCGTCCTTGAACGGGCCG belongs to Methylobacterium sp. 77 and includes:
- a CDS encoding glucosidase, with the translated sequence MSELDGWAERRRIAEQARGERAWSLWGPYLSERQWGTVREDYSRDGNAWRSLPHEEARSRAYRWGEDGLAGICDERGQMCLSLALWNGRDYILKERLFGLTNEEGNHGEDVKEVYHYLDATPSHAYLKFLYRYPQAAFPYDDLVREGLRRGRDQPEYEIEETGVFGENRFFDVTVEYAKEDIDDIHAVITATNRGPDAAELRLVPQLWFRNIWSWREGKPESRPRMAIQPDGSIACEHPRLGRYRLSFDGEPEVLFCENDTNLRLHGWQPDAAGPFKDGLHAAIVGGDESAVRRDAGTKLGLHYALRLEPGESKRVSLRLSAGSRPRPVDHEGAILLRRIAEADAFYDALQDGIADADSRAIFRQASAGLIWSKQLYCFDVRLWLKGDPLQPAPPRERDGGRNIHWRHFAGADVLSMPDAWEYPWFAAWDLAFHCLPLALLDPDFAKKQLLLLTREWYMHPNGQLPAYEWEFGDANPPVHAWATYRVFEIDRDRRGGRGDLAFLEGVFHKLLINFTWWVNRKDADGRNVFQGGFLGLDNVGVFDRSRPPPGFGRIHQADGTAWMAMYSLNMMRIALELALHNDVYESTASKFFEHFLLIAEAMTDMGGEGFGLWDEEDEFYYDEVDIPGGGMLPLRVRSVVGLVPLFAVEVIEPSVLQRLPDFARRLNWLLENRPHLACLVSRWDEGGVGDRKLLSLLRGHRMKALLRRMLDEAEFLSDHGVRSLSKAHLERPYSLNGFGDAFTVRYDPADSTSNMFGGNSNWRGPVWMPINYLVVEALRRFHSYYGDDFVVEYPTGSGVFLTLNAIADALTDRLISLFAKGEDGRRPAFGDRAPIASAPGAEEALLFHEFFDGDTGRGLGASHQTGWTALILNLMHQRAQRPGSDGSGPGVR